A window of Roseovarius sp. THAF27 contains these coding sequences:
- a CDS encoding mechanosensitive ion channel domain-containing protein: protein MYLLTRILLVAALGLFFLTPASAQEANVPSAEAQQLIDLLENPEARDALIQSLRGAAETTTTEVVDPEEDTSIGRQLADFTKSFFETAATSVGSALGAVIALPTTLLALDGGQLDVLWEALQALAVVIVVTVGAYLVLRAGARLIYRRMGDKAHDWGFVRTLAVVAATCLIDILVVLAAWGLGYLVALYLYGETGVIGVRQTLYLNAFLLVGLAKVAIRAVLAPSTHELRFVAISDVAARRMSSWFGAIASVIGYGQLLIVPIVNRQASYAAGRGISTLLAFIAIAMAAILVVRSRKDVAGWILGPAPEERPSALRFIGRNWYIPVLLYLAGLAVIVAARPDGLILPLLISSAQVVGIIILGVLISGGLSRFAVRGMHMPMNVSSRMPTLEPRINSLLGRVIQVVRVFIVIGVLAFALDAIGLWDISGLMRSEFGVWAAGAIVSIAFILLAGAILWLALVSWVDYRLNPEFGSAPTSREITLLTLLRNAATIALMVIIVMFVLAELGVDIAPLIASAGVLGLAIGFGAQKMVQDIITGIFIQFENAINVGDVVTLGGTTGTVEKLTIRSVTLRDVHAVVHLIPFSSVDMVSNYVRDYSYFVADVGIAYRENVNDGKDAMVDAFEELRASEAGENITGDLEWFGVQSLGDSAVVLRARIKTVPGTQWGTGRAFNEICKRIMDERGIEIPFPHQTIYFGEDKNGAATHLRLDRAADDARTIEGSSQAPAQDTKKTQDPHLDMEDDADV, encoded by the coding sequence ATGTATCTTTTGACCCGTATTCTGCTTGTGGCCGCGCTCGGCCTGTTTTTCCTCACCCCCGCCAGCGCGCAAGAGGCCAACGTGCCCTCTGCCGAGGCACAGCAACTCATTGATCTGCTCGAAAATCCCGAGGCCCGCGACGCGCTGATCCAATCGTTGCGCGGCGCGGCCGAAACCACCACCACCGAGGTCGTCGATCCCGAGGAAGACACCTCGATCGGGCGCCAGCTGGCCGATTTCACCAAGTCTTTCTTCGAGACCGCCGCCACGTCCGTCGGCTCCGCCCTGGGTGCGGTAATCGCCCTGCCCACCACGCTCCTGGCGCTCGATGGCGGGCAGCTCGACGTGTTGTGGGAGGCGCTTCAGGCGCTGGCCGTGGTCATCGTCGTCACCGTCGGGGCCTACCTCGTGCTGCGGGCCGGGGCGCGGCTGATCTATCGCCGCATGGGCGACAAGGCCCATGACTGGGGCTTCGTGCGCACCCTCGCGGTGGTCGCCGCCACCTGCCTCATCGACATCTTGGTGGTCCTCGCGGCCTGGGGCCTCGGCTATCTCGTCGCGCTTTATCTGTACGGCGAAACCGGCGTCATCGGCGTGCGCCAGACGCTCTATCTCAACGCCTTCCTGCTCGTCGGACTGGCCAAGGTGGCCATCCGCGCGGTTCTCGCACCCTCGACGCACGAACTGCGCTTCGTCGCCATCTCCGACGTCGCCGCCCGGCGCATGTCCTCGTGGTTCGGCGCCATCGCCTCGGTGATCGGCTATGGCCAGCTTCTTATCGTCCCCATCGTCAACCGGCAGGCCTCCTATGCCGCCGGGCGGGGCATCTCGACCCTGCTGGCCTTCATCGCCATCGCCATGGCCGCCATCCTGGTGGTGCGCTCGCGCAAGGACGTGGCGGGCTGGATCCTCGGCCCCGCCCCCGAAGAGCGGCCCAGCGCCCTGCGCTTCATCGGACGCAACTGGTACATCCCGGTGCTGCTCTACCTGGCGGGCCTCGCCGTCATCGTGGCCGCACGCCCCGACGGGCTGATCCTGCCGCTGCTGATCAGCTCGGCGCAGGTGGTCGGCATCATCATCCTCGGCGTGCTGATCTCGGGCGGGCTCTCGCGCTTCGCGGTGCGCGGCATGCACATGCCGATGAACGTCAGCAGCCGCATGCCCACGCTCGAGCCGCGGATCAACTCCCTTCTGGGCCGCGTGATCCAGGTCGTGCGCGTCTTCATCGTGATCGGCGTCCTGGCCTTCGCGCTCGACGCCATCGGCCTGTGGGACATCTCCGGCCTGATGCGCAGCGAGTTCGGCGTCTGGGCCGCCGGTGCCATCGTCAGCATCGCCTTCATCCTGCTGGCCGGCGCGATCCTGTGGCTGGCGCTGGTGTCATGGGTCGACTACCGCCTGAACCCCGAGTTCGGCTCTGCCCCAACCTCGCGCGAGATCACGCTGCTGACGCTTCTGCGCAACGCCGCCACCATCGCGCTCATGGTCATCATCGTGATGTTCGTGCTGGCCGAGCTTGGGGTCGACATCGCCCCGCTCATCGCCTCCGCCGGTGTGCTCGGCCTGGCGATCGGTTTCGGCGCGCAGAAAATGGTGCAGGACATCATCACCGGCATCTTCATCCAGTTCGAGAACGCCATCAACGTGGGCGACGTGGTGACGCTTGGCGGCACCACCGGCACGGTCGAGAAACTGACCATCCGCTCGGTCACCCTGCGCGACGTGCACGCCGTCGTTCACCTGATCCCGTTCTCCTCCGTGGACATGGTGTCGAACTACGTGCGCGATTATTCCTACTTCGTCGCGGATGTGGGCATCGCCTACCGAGAGAACGTCAACGACGGCAAGGACGCCATGGTCGACGCCTTCGAGGAACTGCGCGCCAGCGAAGCCGGCGAGAACATCACCGGCGATCTGGAATGGTTCGGCGTCCAGTCCCTGGGCGACAGCGCCGTGGTCCTGCGCGCCCGGATCAAGACCGTTCCGGGCACGCAATGGGGTACCGGCCGCGCCTTCAACGAGATCTGCAAGCGGATCATGGACGAACGCGGCATCGAGATCCCCTTCCCGCACCAGACCATCTATTTCGGCGAGGACAAGAACGGCGCCGCCACCCACCTGCGCCTCGACCGCGCCGCGGACGACGCCAGAACAATCGAAGGGTCCAGCCAGGCTCCGGCGCAGGACACCAAGAAAACCCAGGATCCCCATCTCGACATGGAAGACGACGCAGACGTCTGA
- a CDS encoding S-methyl-5'-thioadenosine phosphorylase, translating to MTSYLGVIGGSGLYEIEGLQHPEWVTVDTPWGAPSDQVLTGMLGDTYMAFLPRHGRGHVHSPSTVPYRANIDALKRIGATDIVSVSACGSFREDMAPGDFVIVDQFIDRTVAREKSFFGQGCVAHVSVAHPTCPRLGSACAAAARAAGVTVHDIGTYLAMEGPQFSTLAESKMYRESWGADVIGMTNMPEAKLAREAELCYASVAMITDYDSWHPDHGEVDVTQIIATLLGNADKARDMVARLPALLGSEDREPCPHGCDRALEHAILTAPEARDPALVARLDAVAGRVL from the coding sequence ATGACATCGTATCTCGGCGTGATCGGGGGCTCGGGCCTCTATGAAATAGAGGGCCTGCAACACCCCGAATGGGTCACGGTGGACACCCCCTGGGGCGCACCCTCCGACCAGGTCCTGACCGGGATGCTGGGCGACACCTACATGGCCTTCCTGCCCCGTCACGGGCGCGGCCACGTGCATTCGCCCTCGACGGTGCCCTACCGCGCCAATATCGACGCGCTGAAACGCATCGGCGCGACCGACATCGTCAGCGTCTCCGCCTGCGGCTCGTTCCGCGAAGACATGGCGCCCGGCGATTTTGTCATTGTGGATCAATTCATTGACCGCACCGTCGCCCGCGAGAAATCCTTCTTCGGCCAGGGCTGCGTCGCCCATGTCAGCGTGGCCCACCCCACCTGTCCGCGCCTCGGGTCGGCCTGCGCCGCGGCCGCCCGCGCCGCCGGCGTGACGGTCCATGACATCGGGACCTACCTCGCCATGGAAGGCCCGCAATTCAGCACGCTGGCGGAATCGAAAATGTACCGCGAAAGCTGGGGCGCCGACGTGATCGGCATGACCAACATGCCCGAGGCCAAGCTCGCCCGCGAGGCCGAGCTTTGCTACGCCTCCGTCGCCATGATCACCGACTATGACAGCTGGCACCCCGACCACGGAGAGGTCGACGTCACGCAGATCATCGCCACCCTTCTCGGCAACGCCGACAAGGCCCGCGACATGGTCGCCCGCCTGCCCGCGCTGCTGGGGTCCGAGGACCGCGAGCCCTGTCCCCATGGCTGCGACCGCGCGCTGGAACACGCCATCCTCACCGCCCCCGAGGCCCGCGACCCGGCCCTGGTGGCGCGTCTCGACGCCGTCGCGGGCCGCGTCCTTTAG